In Myxocyprinus asiaticus isolate MX2 ecotype Aquarium Trade chromosome 3, UBuf_Myxa_2, whole genome shotgun sequence, the following proteins share a genomic window:
- the LOC127426790 gene encoding uncharacterized protein LOC127426790 isoform X1 encodes MMLSNPLADQKGTEQVPASAAGPCQRAPQSTLYQEQLATGCRETSKEMSESGGRPVPSVFEKAMREVHPETDGTMFDLKGCTFGLNPSSAHMHMYTHAEEESKVRGPGPWTSTNFSSAPSNGPSRDQLGVLERFLVSHQTEMKRLLTDTLGSLTQRLEAMEKRMDQLCSQSSAYTRSLAQLHSKVGQLGRDLSSSCLSASSVLPACSLGEDTKMPKDNEGIISNISSSRPLYSGLFPEAKKDPMYSWAISTPSQSRQSPSHKPEEPSCLGLSGNCRGFSSSFGMLNTSPSGKTENCLEGNYSPVSDFEELEMELEAKKDRVALSLLADSVFSTSDDNDSLELPFKQKAESTDSVENAISNHNVDATNQFLHVSAQSQVPSFSTQFLTYSSPSGLRSKMEMNPIYSFSKSSNPSAALTNSTKDKGENSQQQSFSQMTFAFPSKLLGAQPNPDKPKASSVLLVNFQTSNKKEEESREKNRNKMVVKDENPLSTSVFLSTTTSLSNSPSVFGSIPTSRQIDGQPGRNYGDSADSTKVDGMGQSEQVREHTKIGCQFSYSKDSPLKLPFQGSSILPYCELALQNQLVKRVGDPKTLGLLLPHRTPSSCQLFAPRNGSLKAFNLELKSNHDTEKLLNHLSETAHRLLSSNCSTKNLVLQDRLTGYSRIRSKLKHYDGRKHHLPGFPSVKVGEMLSLSFYEQEEKTSNHWQPILEDSVPISPRLTQTLAYPSHALPINRLLDKDSVCCPSLSQLFRPITPHMSVLNKGSFSGAGISTVLALYSPTSFRLWFRHKRLNLHMHLSYPGVHMVVSRILGQCKSHPFRPLVDYTAPTGFDNDHHYTRRSSQEATPSRKRASARWPYPPAAQKASSTCHLPKIRLTPERSLDHPARHSMSPKSLRLDGSPTESVPSFAIASANVKYPGLHGRGASREMNQVGLYDTNAGAKPGQRSKKVSQIRIRKTVPKPDNNLTPMGLPKPKRLKKKEFSLEEIYTNKNYKSPTPNRSLETIFEEPKEKNGALVCIGHQKRKRVLDFPDFTLPRKHKAKTNLGPLRVKGPRGRARRGRQDDADLDIMLIERLTELEDYFARQGLEV; translated from the exons AGAGCAAGGTAAGGGGTCCAGGACCATGGACATCTACCAACTTCAGTTCAGCTCCTTCAAATGGCCCATCAAGAGATCAACTTGGAGTTCTAGAACGATTTCTTGTGTCCCACCAAACTGAGATGAAACGTCTGCTGACAGATACTCTCGGCTCTTTGACCCAGCGTCTTGAGGCAATGGAGAAGAGGATGGACCAGCTGTGTTCACAAAGCAGTGCCTATACCCGCAGTTTAGCCCAGCTTCACAGTAAAGTTGGCCAACTGGGCAGAGACTTGTCCTCTAGCTGTCTGAGTGCAAGCAGTGTTTTACCAGCTTGCAGTCTTG GAGAGGACACAAAAATGCCGAAAGACAACGAAGGAATCATCTCAAATATTTCCTCTTCTAGGCCACTTTATAGTGGACTGTTCCCTGAGGCCAAGAAGGACCCTATGTATTCATGGGCAATATCGACTCCTTCCCAGTCCAGGCAAAGTCCTTCCCATAAGCCTGAGGAGCCAAGCTGTCTGGGTCTAAGTGGGAATTGCAGAGGTTTCAGTTCATCATTTGGAATGCTGAATACTAGCCCTTCTGGAAAGACTGAGAATTGTTTGGAGGGGAACTACTCACCTGTTTCAGACTTTGAAGAACTGGAGATGGAACTGGAAGCCAAAAAGGACAGAGTTGCATTAAGCTTATTGGCTGATTCTGTTTTCAGCACCTCAGATGACAATGACAGCTTGGAACTTCCTTTTAAACAGAAAGCTGAGTCCACTGATAGTGTGGAGAATGCTATATCCAACCATAATGTAGACGCCACTAATCAGTTTTTACATGTTTCTGCACAATCCCAGGTGCCTTCCTTTAGCACTCAGTTTCTCACATATTCATCTCCAAGTGGCTTGAGGTCAAAGATGGAAATGAATcctatttattcattttcaaaatCATCAAATCCTTCTGCAGCATTGACAAATTCCACAAAAGACAAGGGTGAAAATAGTCAGCAGCAGTCCTTTAGTCAAATGACCTTCGCTTTCCCCTCTAAACTGCTTGGAGCACAACCCAACCCTGATAAACCCAAGGCTTCTTCAGTTCTCTTAGTAAATTTTCAGACTTCTaataagaaagaggaagagaGTAGGGAAAAGAACAGAAATAAAATGGTCGTAAAAGATGAGAACCCACTGTCAACAAGTGTTTTTCTCTCTACTACTACCTCATTGAGTAATAGTCCTTCAGTCTTTGGGAGCATCCCAACATCAAGACAAATTGATGGACAGCCAGGGAGAAATTATGGAGATTCTGCAGATAGCACAAAGGTAGATGGTATGGGACAAAGTGAGCAAGTTAGGGAGCACACTAAAATTGGTTGTCAGTTTTCATACTCAAAAGATAGCCCATTAAAACTCCCTTTTCAAGGCTCATCAATCCTGCCATACTGTGAACTCGCTTTACAGAACCAATTGGTAAAACGTGTAGGTGACCCAAAAACACTGGGTTTGCTATTACCGCATCGAACACCCTCGAGTTGCCAACTCTTTGCTCCAAGAAATGGGTCCTTAAAAGCATTTAATCTAGAACTCAAGTCTAACCATGATACTGAGAAACTGTTGAATCATCTCTCTGAAACTGCCCATCGCTTGTTGTCCAGCAACTGTTCCACAAAGAACTTGGTACTGCAAGACAGATTGACTGGTTATAGTAGAATTCGATCCAAGCTCAAACACTATGATGGTAGGAAACATCACCTTCCTGGATTTCCTTCTGTTAAAGTAGGTGAAATGCTTTCTTTGTCCTTTTATGAGCAGGAGGAAAAAACATCCAACCATTGGCAGCCAATTCTTGAGGACTCAGTCCCCATCTCACCTCGGTTAACTCAGACATTAGCTTATCCATCTCATGCTTTACCTATCAACCGGCTGCTGGATAAAGACTCTGTGTGTTGTCCTAGCTTGTCTCAACTTTTTCGGCCCATCACTCCACATATGTCTGTTTTAAACAAAGGGAGCTTCTCTGGAGCAGGTATTAGTACTGTCCTGGCTTTATATTCTCCAACCTCCTTCAGACTGTGGTTTCGTCACAAACGACTCAACTTGCACATGCATTTGTCATATCCTGGTGTCCATATGGTTGTGAGTCGGATTTTGGGACAGTGCAAGTCTCATCCTTTCCGACCTCTGGTTGACTATACAGCCCCTACAGGTTTTGACAACGATCACCA CTATACACGACGATCAAGTCAAGAAGCTACACCCAGCAGGAAAAGAGCTTCAGCACGGTGGCCATATCCCCCTGCAGCACA GAAAGCCTCATCAACATGTCATCTACCAAAAATTCGTCTCACACCAGAAAGGAGTCTGGATCACCCCGCACGGCACAGCATGAGCCCTAAATCTCTGCGTTTGGATGGATCGCCCACTGAATCTGTGCCCAGTTTTGCTATTGccagtgcaaatgtgaaataccCTGGTCTGCATGGTCGAGGGGCATCTAGAGAAATGAACCAG gTGGGACTCTATGATACTAATGCTGGAGCGAAACCAGGTCAGCGTTCCAAAAAGGTCTCCCAAATTCGGATTCGCAAGACAGTTCCCAAACCAGATAACAACCTTACTCCAATGGGACTTCCCAAACCAAAGAG GTTGAAGAAAAAGGAATTCAGTTTGGAAGAGATTTACACCAACAAGAATTACAAGTCTCCAACCCCTAACAG AAGCCTGGAGACAATATTTGAAGAGCCAAAAGAGAAGAACGGTGCTCTGGTGTGCATTGGTCATCAGAAACGGAAGCGAGTTCTTGATTTTCCCGATTTTACACTGCCACGGAAGCACAAGGCTAAAACTAACCTGGGGCCACTACGTGTAAAGGGGCCACGTGGAAGGGCTCGTAGGGGTAGACAAGATGACGCTGACCTTGACATAATGCTTATCGAGAGGCTTACAGAACTGGAAGACTACTTTGCTCGCCAAGGCCTGGAGGTTTAA
- the LOC127426790 gene encoding uncharacterized protein LOC127426790 isoform X3, whose product MMLSNPLADQKGTEQVPASAAGPCQRAPQSTLYQEQLATGCRETSKEMSESGGRPVPSVFEKAMREVHPETDGTMFDLKGCTFGLNPSSAHMHMYTHAEEESKVRGPGPWTSTNFSSAPSNGPSRDQLGVLERFLVSHQTEMKRLLTDTLGSLTQRLEAMEKRMDQLCSQSSAYTRSLAQLHSKVGQLGRDLSSSCLSASSVLPACSLGEDTKMPKDNEGIISNISSSRPLYSGLFPEAKKDPMYSWAISTPSQSRQSPSHKPEEPSCLGLSGNCRGFSSSFGMLNTSPSGKTENCLEGNYSPVSDFEELEMELEAKKDRVALSLLADSVFSTSDDNDSLELPFKQKAESTDSVENAISNHNVDATNQFLHVSAQSQVPSFSTQFLTYSSPSGLRSKMEMNPIYSFSKSSNPSAALTNSTKDKGENSQQQSFSQMTFAFPSKLLGAQPNPDKPKASSVLLVNFQTSNKKEEESREKNRNKMVVKDENPLSTSVFLSTTTSLSNSPSVFGSIPTSRQIDGQPGRNYGDSADSTKVDGMGQSEQVREHTKIGCQFSYSKDSPLKLPFQGSSILPYCELALQNQLVKRVGDPKTLGLLLPHRTPSSCQLFAPRNGSLKAFNLELKSNHDTEKLLNHLSETAHRLLSSNCSTKNLVLQDRLTGYSRIRSKLKHYDGRKHHLPGFPSVKVGEMLSLSFYEQEEKTSNHWQPILEDSVPISPRLTQTLAYPSHALPINRLLDKDSVCCPSLSQLFRPITPHMSVLNKGSFSGAGISTVLALYSPTSFRLWFRHKRLNLHMHLSYPGVHMVVSRILGQCKSHPFRPLVDYTAPTGFDNDHQKASSTCHLPKIRLTPERSLDHPARHSMSPKSLRLDGSPTESVPSFAIASANVKYPGLHGRGASREMNQVGLYDTNAGAKPGQRSKKVSQIRIRKTVPKPDNNLTPMGLPKPKRLKKKEFSLEEIYTNKNYKSPTPNRSLETIFEEPKEKNGALVCIGHQKRKRVLDFPDFTLPRKHKAKTNLGPLRVKGPRGRARRGRQDDADLDIMLIERLTELEDYFARQGLEV is encoded by the exons AGAGCAAGGTAAGGGGTCCAGGACCATGGACATCTACCAACTTCAGTTCAGCTCCTTCAAATGGCCCATCAAGAGATCAACTTGGAGTTCTAGAACGATTTCTTGTGTCCCACCAAACTGAGATGAAACGTCTGCTGACAGATACTCTCGGCTCTTTGACCCAGCGTCTTGAGGCAATGGAGAAGAGGATGGACCAGCTGTGTTCACAAAGCAGTGCCTATACCCGCAGTTTAGCCCAGCTTCACAGTAAAGTTGGCCAACTGGGCAGAGACTTGTCCTCTAGCTGTCTGAGTGCAAGCAGTGTTTTACCAGCTTGCAGTCTTG GAGAGGACACAAAAATGCCGAAAGACAACGAAGGAATCATCTCAAATATTTCCTCTTCTAGGCCACTTTATAGTGGACTGTTCCCTGAGGCCAAGAAGGACCCTATGTATTCATGGGCAATATCGACTCCTTCCCAGTCCAGGCAAAGTCCTTCCCATAAGCCTGAGGAGCCAAGCTGTCTGGGTCTAAGTGGGAATTGCAGAGGTTTCAGTTCATCATTTGGAATGCTGAATACTAGCCCTTCTGGAAAGACTGAGAATTGTTTGGAGGGGAACTACTCACCTGTTTCAGACTTTGAAGAACTGGAGATGGAACTGGAAGCCAAAAAGGACAGAGTTGCATTAAGCTTATTGGCTGATTCTGTTTTCAGCACCTCAGATGACAATGACAGCTTGGAACTTCCTTTTAAACAGAAAGCTGAGTCCACTGATAGTGTGGAGAATGCTATATCCAACCATAATGTAGACGCCACTAATCAGTTTTTACATGTTTCTGCACAATCCCAGGTGCCTTCCTTTAGCACTCAGTTTCTCACATATTCATCTCCAAGTGGCTTGAGGTCAAAGATGGAAATGAATcctatttattcattttcaaaatCATCAAATCCTTCTGCAGCATTGACAAATTCCACAAAAGACAAGGGTGAAAATAGTCAGCAGCAGTCCTTTAGTCAAATGACCTTCGCTTTCCCCTCTAAACTGCTTGGAGCACAACCCAACCCTGATAAACCCAAGGCTTCTTCAGTTCTCTTAGTAAATTTTCAGACTTCTaataagaaagaggaagagaGTAGGGAAAAGAACAGAAATAAAATGGTCGTAAAAGATGAGAACCCACTGTCAACAAGTGTTTTTCTCTCTACTACTACCTCATTGAGTAATAGTCCTTCAGTCTTTGGGAGCATCCCAACATCAAGACAAATTGATGGACAGCCAGGGAGAAATTATGGAGATTCTGCAGATAGCACAAAGGTAGATGGTATGGGACAAAGTGAGCAAGTTAGGGAGCACACTAAAATTGGTTGTCAGTTTTCATACTCAAAAGATAGCCCATTAAAACTCCCTTTTCAAGGCTCATCAATCCTGCCATACTGTGAACTCGCTTTACAGAACCAATTGGTAAAACGTGTAGGTGACCCAAAAACACTGGGTTTGCTATTACCGCATCGAACACCCTCGAGTTGCCAACTCTTTGCTCCAAGAAATGGGTCCTTAAAAGCATTTAATCTAGAACTCAAGTCTAACCATGATACTGAGAAACTGTTGAATCATCTCTCTGAAACTGCCCATCGCTTGTTGTCCAGCAACTGTTCCACAAAGAACTTGGTACTGCAAGACAGATTGACTGGTTATAGTAGAATTCGATCCAAGCTCAAACACTATGATGGTAGGAAACATCACCTTCCTGGATTTCCTTCTGTTAAAGTAGGTGAAATGCTTTCTTTGTCCTTTTATGAGCAGGAGGAAAAAACATCCAACCATTGGCAGCCAATTCTTGAGGACTCAGTCCCCATCTCACCTCGGTTAACTCAGACATTAGCTTATCCATCTCATGCTTTACCTATCAACCGGCTGCTGGATAAAGACTCTGTGTGTTGTCCTAGCTTGTCTCAACTTTTTCGGCCCATCACTCCACATATGTCTGTTTTAAACAAAGGGAGCTTCTCTGGAGCAGGTATTAGTACTGTCCTGGCTTTATATTCTCCAACCTCCTTCAGACTGTGGTTTCGTCACAAACGACTCAACTTGCACATGCATTTGTCATATCCTGGTGTCCATATGGTTGTGAGTCGGATTTTGGGACAGTGCAAGTCTCATCCTTTCCGACCTCTGGTTGACTATACAGCCCCTACAGGTTTTGACAACGATCACCA GAAAGCCTCATCAACATGTCATCTACCAAAAATTCGTCTCACACCAGAAAGGAGTCTGGATCACCCCGCACGGCACAGCATGAGCCCTAAATCTCTGCGTTTGGATGGATCGCCCACTGAATCTGTGCCCAGTTTTGCTATTGccagtgcaaatgtgaaataccCTGGTCTGCATGGTCGAGGGGCATCTAGAGAAATGAACCAG gTGGGACTCTATGATACTAATGCTGGAGCGAAACCAGGTCAGCGTTCCAAAAAGGTCTCCCAAATTCGGATTCGCAAGACAGTTCCCAAACCAGATAACAACCTTACTCCAATGGGACTTCCCAAACCAAAGAG GTTGAAGAAAAAGGAATTCAGTTTGGAAGAGATTTACACCAACAAGAATTACAAGTCTCCAACCCCTAACAG AAGCCTGGAGACAATATTTGAAGAGCCAAAAGAGAAGAACGGTGCTCTGGTGTGCATTGGTCATCAGAAACGGAAGCGAGTTCTTGATTTTCCCGATTTTACACTGCCACGGAAGCACAAGGCTAAAACTAACCTGGGGCCACTACGTGTAAAGGGGCCACGTGGAAGGGCTCGTAGGGGTAGACAAGATGACGCTGACCTTGACATAATGCTTATCGAGAGGCTTACAGAACTGGAAGACTACTTTGCTCGCCAAGGCCTGGAGGTTTAA
- the LOC127426790 gene encoding uncharacterized protein LOC127426790 isoform X2, producing MMLSNPLADQKGTEQVPASAAGPCQRAPQSTLYQEQLATGCRETSKEMSESGGRPVPSVFEKAMREVHPETDGTMFDLKGCTFGLNPSSAHMHMYTHAEEESKVRGPGPWTSTNFSSAPSNGPSRDQLGVLERFLVSHQTEMKRLLTDTLGSLTQRLEAMEKRMDQLCSQSSAYTRSLAQLHSKVGQLGRDLSSSCLSASSVLPACSLGEDTKMPKDNEGIISNISSSRPLYSGLFPEAKKDPMYSWAISTPSQSRQSPSHKPEEPSCLGLSGNCRGFSSSFGMLNTSPSGKTENCLEGNYSPVSDFEELEMELEAKKDRVALSLLADSVFSTSDDNDSLELPFKQKAESTDSVENAISNHNVDATNQFLHVSAQSQVPSFSTQFLTYSSPSGLRSKMEMNPIYSFSKSSNPSAALTNSTKDKGENSQQQSFSQMTFAFPSKLLGAQPNPDKPKASSVLLVNFQTSNKKEEESREKNRNKMVVKDENPLSTSVFLSTTTSLSNSPSVFGSIPTSRQIDGQPGRNYGDSADSTKVDGMGQSEQVREHTKIGCQFSYSKDSPLKLPFQGSSILPYCELALQNQLVKRVGDPKTLGLLLPHRTPSSCQLFAPRNGSLKAFNLELKSNHDTEKLLNHLSETAHRLLSSNCSTKNLVLQDRLTGYSRIRSKLKHYDGRKHHLPGFPSVKVGEMLSLSFYEQEEKTSNHWQPILEDSVPISPRLTQTLAYPSHALPINRLLDKDSVCCPSLSQLFRPITPHMSVLNKGSFSGAGISTVLALYSPTSFRLWFRHKRLNLHMHLSYPGVHMVVSRILGQCKSHPFRPLVDYTAPTGFDNDHHYTRRSSQEATPSRKRASARKASSTCHLPKIRLTPERSLDHPARHSMSPKSLRLDGSPTESVPSFAIASANVKYPGLHGRGASREMNQVGLYDTNAGAKPGQRSKKVSQIRIRKTVPKPDNNLTPMGLPKPKRLKKKEFSLEEIYTNKNYKSPTPNRSLETIFEEPKEKNGALVCIGHQKRKRVLDFPDFTLPRKHKAKTNLGPLRVKGPRGRARRGRQDDADLDIMLIERLTELEDYFARQGLEV from the exons AGAGCAAGGTAAGGGGTCCAGGACCATGGACATCTACCAACTTCAGTTCAGCTCCTTCAAATGGCCCATCAAGAGATCAACTTGGAGTTCTAGAACGATTTCTTGTGTCCCACCAAACTGAGATGAAACGTCTGCTGACAGATACTCTCGGCTCTTTGACCCAGCGTCTTGAGGCAATGGAGAAGAGGATGGACCAGCTGTGTTCACAAAGCAGTGCCTATACCCGCAGTTTAGCCCAGCTTCACAGTAAAGTTGGCCAACTGGGCAGAGACTTGTCCTCTAGCTGTCTGAGTGCAAGCAGTGTTTTACCAGCTTGCAGTCTTG GAGAGGACACAAAAATGCCGAAAGACAACGAAGGAATCATCTCAAATATTTCCTCTTCTAGGCCACTTTATAGTGGACTGTTCCCTGAGGCCAAGAAGGACCCTATGTATTCATGGGCAATATCGACTCCTTCCCAGTCCAGGCAAAGTCCTTCCCATAAGCCTGAGGAGCCAAGCTGTCTGGGTCTAAGTGGGAATTGCAGAGGTTTCAGTTCATCATTTGGAATGCTGAATACTAGCCCTTCTGGAAAGACTGAGAATTGTTTGGAGGGGAACTACTCACCTGTTTCAGACTTTGAAGAACTGGAGATGGAACTGGAAGCCAAAAAGGACAGAGTTGCATTAAGCTTATTGGCTGATTCTGTTTTCAGCACCTCAGATGACAATGACAGCTTGGAACTTCCTTTTAAACAGAAAGCTGAGTCCACTGATAGTGTGGAGAATGCTATATCCAACCATAATGTAGACGCCACTAATCAGTTTTTACATGTTTCTGCACAATCCCAGGTGCCTTCCTTTAGCACTCAGTTTCTCACATATTCATCTCCAAGTGGCTTGAGGTCAAAGATGGAAATGAATcctatttattcattttcaaaatCATCAAATCCTTCTGCAGCATTGACAAATTCCACAAAAGACAAGGGTGAAAATAGTCAGCAGCAGTCCTTTAGTCAAATGACCTTCGCTTTCCCCTCTAAACTGCTTGGAGCACAACCCAACCCTGATAAACCCAAGGCTTCTTCAGTTCTCTTAGTAAATTTTCAGACTTCTaataagaaagaggaagagaGTAGGGAAAAGAACAGAAATAAAATGGTCGTAAAAGATGAGAACCCACTGTCAACAAGTGTTTTTCTCTCTACTACTACCTCATTGAGTAATAGTCCTTCAGTCTTTGGGAGCATCCCAACATCAAGACAAATTGATGGACAGCCAGGGAGAAATTATGGAGATTCTGCAGATAGCACAAAGGTAGATGGTATGGGACAAAGTGAGCAAGTTAGGGAGCACACTAAAATTGGTTGTCAGTTTTCATACTCAAAAGATAGCCCATTAAAACTCCCTTTTCAAGGCTCATCAATCCTGCCATACTGTGAACTCGCTTTACAGAACCAATTGGTAAAACGTGTAGGTGACCCAAAAACACTGGGTTTGCTATTACCGCATCGAACACCCTCGAGTTGCCAACTCTTTGCTCCAAGAAATGGGTCCTTAAAAGCATTTAATCTAGAACTCAAGTCTAACCATGATACTGAGAAACTGTTGAATCATCTCTCTGAAACTGCCCATCGCTTGTTGTCCAGCAACTGTTCCACAAAGAACTTGGTACTGCAAGACAGATTGACTGGTTATAGTAGAATTCGATCCAAGCTCAAACACTATGATGGTAGGAAACATCACCTTCCTGGATTTCCTTCTGTTAAAGTAGGTGAAATGCTTTCTTTGTCCTTTTATGAGCAGGAGGAAAAAACATCCAACCATTGGCAGCCAATTCTTGAGGACTCAGTCCCCATCTCACCTCGGTTAACTCAGACATTAGCTTATCCATCTCATGCTTTACCTATCAACCGGCTGCTGGATAAAGACTCTGTGTGTTGTCCTAGCTTGTCTCAACTTTTTCGGCCCATCACTCCACATATGTCTGTTTTAAACAAAGGGAGCTTCTCTGGAGCAGGTATTAGTACTGTCCTGGCTTTATATTCTCCAACCTCCTTCAGACTGTGGTTTCGTCACAAACGACTCAACTTGCACATGCATTTGTCATATCCTGGTGTCCATATGGTTGTGAGTCGGATTTTGGGACAGTGCAAGTCTCATCCTTTCCGACCTCTGGTTGACTATACAGCCCCTACAGGTTTTGACAACGATCACCA CTATACACGACGATCAAGTCAAGAAGCTACACCCAGCAGGAAAAGAGCTTCAGCACG GAAAGCCTCATCAACATGTCATCTACCAAAAATTCGTCTCACACCAGAAAGGAGTCTGGATCACCCCGCACGGCACAGCATGAGCCCTAAATCTCTGCGTTTGGATGGATCGCCCACTGAATCTGTGCCCAGTTTTGCTATTGccagtgcaaatgtgaaataccCTGGTCTGCATGGTCGAGGGGCATCTAGAGAAATGAACCAG gTGGGACTCTATGATACTAATGCTGGAGCGAAACCAGGTCAGCGTTCCAAAAAGGTCTCCCAAATTCGGATTCGCAAGACAGTTCCCAAACCAGATAACAACCTTACTCCAATGGGACTTCCCAAACCAAAGAG GTTGAAGAAAAAGGAATTCAGTTTGGAAGAGATTTACACCAACAAGAATTACAAGTCTCCAACCCCTAACAG AAGCCTGGAGACAATATTTGAAGAGCCAAAAGAGAAGAACGGTGCTCTGGTGTGCATTGGTCATCAGAAACGGAAGCGAGTTCTTGATTTTCCCGATTTTACACTGCCACGGAAGCACAAGGCTAAAACTAACCTGGGGCCACTACGTGTAAAGGGGCCACGTGGAAGGGCTCGTAGGGGTAGACAAGATGACGCTGACCTTGACATAATGCTTATCGAGAGGCTTACAGAACTGGAAGACTACTTTGCTCGCCAAGGCCTGGAGGTTTAA